DNA from Rosa rugosa chromosome 6, drRosRugo1.1, whole genome shotgun sequence:
TCCCGCATACAGACATTTCGACATCAAATCCTGTTTTTAAGGCCTGCGAGTGAATCATCTCACCTTGTTTTAACATGGCCAGGTCGGAACAAGCACTCAAAGCTCCACTCAGAGCAAAGCTGTCAACCTTATGGCTTTCCTTGCACATTTCTTTGAAGAACTTAATTGCACTCTCCCCATCAGCCAATCTCGAATAACCCATGATCATCTCAGTCCAGAGAACAACATCCTTCTCAGAAATAGAATAAAATGCCTTTTGAGCACTATCCGTTTCGCTGTTCTTGAAGTACATAGACACTAGTGCAGTTCCTACAAATATACTCTTCTCGAGTCCTACTTTTATGACTTGAGCATGAAGAAGCTTACCATAGTCAGAAGCAAGCTATGTACCTGCTGCAGATATGATAGCTGCATAAGTATATTCATCTGGTTTAAGATAACACAATCTTTTCAACCGGGCAAACAAATTCATCGCCTTCTCCCCATCCTCATTTTCTGAATACCCAGCAATCATTGTGTTCCATGAAACCAAATCCGGGCTGTCCATTTTATTAAACACACTAAAAGCAGCTTGGGTGTCACCAGAGTTACAATACATATCAAGCAGTGAATTCTCCAAAGCCAAATCAGCATGTGTGCTTGAAACTATGACTCGGGCATGGATGATTTTCCCCAGATTCAAATATCTCAATCTGCTACACACATTCAAAACCATTGAATATGTGAACTGAGTAGGAATAACTCCAGTCCTCAAAATACCATCACACAAATGAAGCCCTTCCTTGTTCTTACCATTCTTCAAATACCCGAAAATCATCGAATTCCAAGCCACAACATCTCTATCAACCATTCCTCCGAAAACTCTGGTAGCAGATACCAAATCCCCACAGCTGGAATACATCCCAAGCAGAGCTGTCTGAAGATGCACTTCATTCAAGAACCCACATTTCACAACTTGTGCATGAACCAAAGAGCCAACCAACCAATCCTCAAGATCGAGTACATGAGGCTTGTATCACACTCGTGAAAGTCGAAACATTTGGCCTGAGACATTCAACTCCCATTTGTTTTAGCAATGTCAATGCCAAACCGGCAGTGTCTGAACTCCGGGAATAGGCTGCAGCCAGCGCATTGAACGAAACAAGACTTCTTTGAGGCATTTCGTCAAACACCTTGCGTGCATCTCCTAGCGAGCCGCACCGTGCATACATAGATAGCACATTGTTGTATAGGAACACAGAACGCGAGGCGACGGTTGTGGTGGTTAGGAGAAGCGCGTGGAGTCGACGCGCTTCCCTGAGCGAGTTTATGGCTGTGCATTTTTGTATTAAAGCCGCTACAACTGAGGGTTCACACAACGGTGGCATATAAAACGGCGGCGTTCGGCGCCCTTTTACCCGCCAAAAAAATGGTTCTTTTGGTTTTTGAGCCTAAACGCACCGTTTCGTCATCTCTCGGTTTTCGAAGATGAAGCGTCGATTCAAAATGTGCAGCGATTCAAATCTGACGAAGCTCCACCGTCTGATCGACGATTCTCTCCGTCCGTACACAGTGAGTTTTCACAATTTGGGGGCTTTTCAATCTGGGGCTTTTGCAGGAACCAGATGTCGTTTCGGTGACGAAGGAGGGAGAAATTCTGGTCAGTCTCTCTCAGATTCTTCGGCAAGTGAAGCTCTGGATTGGAGAAGTTGATTCCGATTCTGATAATGTGAGTCTGTTTCTCTCTGGAAACTGTAAAAAGTAAATTTCTTGGCGGTAAAACCATGTAAAGGTTCACACTTTTAAGTTTATTGAGTTAATGTTTGTGATCAGGGAGTGGTGATTGGATTGGATTTTGAGAATGAGTGTATGTGTCTGAGTAAAATCTTAACTTACTTGGTAAGTTTGTTTTTTAACTTTGAGTAAATGAATCATATGGTTTAAGAAAATCAAAGTTTGTTGCTTTTCCAACAGATTGTTTTCCTAACAGTGGAGAGTCAATATGTGAAGCATCTGGGCTAGCTGCTGTCTCCGAATTCGTGGCGGCTTCGGTATGTTACAGTTTCTATTGCATTTTTCAAGTAGTTTTGTATGGCATTTTAGTGAGGTTTTATGGTTGATTATATGTGTTTTTATAGGGAAGCCACTGGGATGCCTTTATTCGTTTGTTGTGTGATTGTATGGATTTGGCAATTACTGCGGCAGTTTCATGTTCTACATCGACTTTGGCAACTGGAGCTAGTGATCTTTGTTCTAGTTCATTGAGTTTAATTCTCGTGCTGAAACCTAAGGTGAAAAATGGTGACTGGTCTGTAGCGGCTGGTGTTGTTCGGGTGCTACGTGATATACTGAAGTATTTGAAGTCTGAGGATGATGACGAACTTGTTAAAGTGTTCATTGAGGCTGTTAATTCTTTTCTTTCAACAGTGCCTTGGGATTTATTGCATGAGATTCGTGTTGGTCCAAATGCTGATGCTCTGAAATGCTCCAGGGCAGATGTTTCATTCCAAAGAACCTTGTTTCTAGGAAACTTGATTCAGTTTCTCTGTTCCTTGGTCGAGCAAGGCAGTGTTGTACGTCGATGCTCAAGGTGGATCTCTAGACAAGCATCATCCAGTGTTTTCTAGAATCATCAACCTTGTACCTAAGCTTTTACGTTTATGCCTTGGGGAGCAGGCGGATTGTGTTATCTCTCACAACTGCATCTCTCAATACTTTAAACACAAGTTATTGGTAAGAGTTAACCTGAGTCTTTTCTTTGATTGTTATAGAATCTTATGTACGTTGGTTTGGGTGCTATGCAGAAACTCTGAGAATGAACAAATGGTTTGATGTCATGAAGCTTTTTAAAGTGTCGTTTTTCCAAAAGTAGTATTTGCCGCTACAAAGGGGCCAAGTAGCAGACTTCACTgctaataataatatattgatTTGGGTTGAGACTGTTGAGAAATACCtagacacaaaaaaaaatagttccCTACATCTTTTGAAAAGGTGAGATTTTTTATACCGTGATTTTACTGGAGACATGTTTGTTCACAATTACCTGGGAGTATGAGATATTTGTGCAAATATATTAGACTCCTGCTTATGTGTTATGAGTGTTTGTGATTACTACCATAGAATTGATTGCAAGTACACTGTAAAACATATCCTGCAGGTGCTAATGATCAGGCTCATTGTCCAAACTTGTCCAGAATCCTCAATTCTTGTTTCATGGTTGCAACTTATCCATTATTACTTTGAAGAGCTTTTGCGGCAACCCATTTCTACTCTGGAGTGTAATCAGGAAGATTGTATGGAAGGCTCTCCATTTCTATCCAGTGTTTCTGATTCAGAAGTAAATAGTCTGTCTTCTCGCCATCTGCAAAGACAGCTGTGTTCCTTTTTCTGAGGTGTTCTTTTAGTTTGATTAACTCAAATGGAGGCACTAACAGAAAATGTGCTTGCGCAAGTTGgaatttatgcttgaactatgaCTCAAATGCAGAGTTGCAGTGTTGTGGAAGAAAGGAAGGACTGTTGGAGCTTAATAACTGGCTTCAAGGACATCTTCCAACTGATATGTTTGTGGACCATGAAATGTATTTTGAAAAATGTGCAGACTTTGCCAAATCCTTCCTCCAACTATATATCAAAGAGGTGCCCCATTCTCATCTGAATTCACTCTATAGTTTTGAAATTGTATTATGTCTGTATCCAACTTTTTAGCCGATTACTTTCCATGTTTGTTTGTCTGTGTGCATCATCTTTTCAACAAGTTTGCTATACTATTTGCAATTTCTCTTAGTCATGTGTCCTTATTTCTTGGCTTAATCTTCAACTGTAGGATGATGTATTATTCAGAGTGCTCTTGCAATTGCTTTGTGTACCTTGTCCTGCAGAGAAACAGTACGGAATTAATATCCTAGTTTTTCCATCTTGTAAAATATATGGTAACTGTTTCCTTCTAACAAATTTTTGGATTTGATACAGGTTTGAAGAGGAAAGGGGATCATTTCAGGATTCAAAGGGCAATGTGCTTTTCTTTGTTTCAGATCTTTTCAATCCTGTACTCTTATTCCATCTATTTCTTGTAGAGGTAAAAATGCTGCCAGTTTTGTACATCTAATTACCCCCATTTCCACCTTGCAATGATCTTTTTGTTGAATTGTTGGTATTTACTTTTCGTTTGGGGAGGGAAGataaatggaatttttttttcttctattctgTAGTTAAGCTATGACCATCAAGTGCTTCTTGATTACCTTATTACAAAAGATACTGGAATCAGTTGTGCAGAATATCTTTTAAGGTACATTATGAAGTTACAAAAACTCTTCTTGCACTCCACTACTATTTGTTTGTTTCAATTCTGCAGTTCGCTGGTATTAGAACAATAATTTAGTTAACTCTAGAGAATTACAATTGATTGCCAGTCATTGTATCTCTGACTTTGTGTTGAATGCATTCTTTTATAGGTGCTTGCGTAAAGTGTGTGATTCATGGAGCTTATTTGTGGAATTTCCACCGAGTGGACAAGCTATTAATCGATCATcttgcaagaaaagaaaagtttcaTTGAATGGGTCGAGTTTCTGTGGAGCAGATTTGTTTGCGCTAGTGAAAGACTCTGGAGGTTTGTTTCTTGAAGATGAATGTGGCGATGAAAACAAATATGATTTCATGCACACTCGAGAGAATTTCCAAAAAACCAAAGAGTGCTTAATTTCGTTGAAAAATTCGATTGAAAGTCTCCACCGAAAGAATCTATTTCCCGACAATCCTAATGCTCTTTTGAACCGGTGCGTGTCTTTGGAATGAGTTCCATTTTGCTTCTCGGTCAACAATTAGCCAATCTAATTTATGATATAATCTAATCTATGGAGCTATGGAGTTTATTGTTATTTTAAACAATAATGAACGTGAACTACCCAAACTGAACTTCTTGCTCTTGCTTGCAGCTTAATGAGGTTTCAGGAACTCTGTTTCGAGGAGGAAAAATAAACTTGTACAAGGTTGTGGGGACTTTGGATTACTTCCCAGCATAAAGTTTTGCAGAGCTCATTTATTCCTTTGAAGTTAAAGTCATAAAAGGAGATCCTGCCAACCGGTGAGGCCTAGTCTAAAGGTTTTATGTGAAGAGTTACCACATAACTGGGAGTCAAAAGGACAATGCTGGAGAGATAACTCAGTATCATCACGACTCTATGTGGCCATAGTAATTGCATTTTTTTGACGAATTTGGAGCAGTGAATGGGAAAAAGAACAAGCATGTGCTGAGGTAATTTAGATTCTATGTATACAAGTTTAGACTTCAAGTTTATTTTCACTGACAAGAGTAGAGGAGAAGAAATCTCACTTGTAGCATAGTTAAACCCTGCCTTCTAATAGAATCTCAAGATGTCCAATGTTAAAGGTATTTTCTACTAACTTTCATCACTCCATGAGATGTAGATTTAAGGCCATGACATGAGCAGATAGCTTTTAAAGAATTTAGCTAGGAAACAAAACTTTTACAGCATATAATATGGAATTCAAGGTGAAATGATGCAAAATGAAGGTTAGTGTCTATGTCTGGTAAAGTTCAAATATAGGTTAAATACCAAAAGCTTCTCTGTGTGTGGCTGAGCTGTGGCTATGGCTGTAGAATGAGGATAAATATCTAGTATGATTTTGAGAAGTGGGACAGCTTTCCAGTAAGAGCAGATTAGCAGATATATGTGGctatgtttaaggaaaataatGTTGAGTGGGACCATGGCAGATCTGCTCCATCTGGGTGACTATAATGTGCTTGTGATTCACATGTCTTGTGAAGTCATGCTTTGGTGCTAGTGAGTGTGTGCAAAAAGGAAATAGTATTTTTCCCATTGATTACTAAAGGGATGTTATATCATTTGCAGACTATAAAATCAAGGCTGGACCTGATACAGAGTAAGATGATAAGAAGATATATAGGTACTTTCATATGGTAGAGAGGGATGGTAAGGTAGGAAGAATAGGTGAAGCATTAGGAGGTGATTTAGAGACAGATGAGTTACTGACATAATGATTTTAGTAAAGTTGCCACCTAGATCTTTTGATCTTCCAGAAAAAAAATCACTGGATGCCATGGTGCTGGTATGAAGATTAAGGTGGCAATGCTACTGAGATCATTAAGTCAAACTTTACAGCTCTGGACATGCTTGGCTGCTACATCTCAGACTACAGAAAGGTTAGTTCCCTATGTGAGAGATCCGCGTTGCAGTTTACACTCTGAACAAGGATATTTGGGTCATAGATGCTCAATATATGATGCTATGTTCTCTATAGATTCCAATATTTTCTGTTCCTATTTGGTATACTTGAAATTGTATAAGTCGGcaaattatttttcattcagTTGCTTAAAGTTTAGATACGGACAAGGTTATCAATCCATTGGGTCCTAAACTCCTGATCTTTGGACATAATATGACGTATCTCAAAAAGCAAGTTACAATTCAAGCCCATAAAACCCCTaaatgtgaagaagaagaagaaaagcatcagTGGTATAATTTTCAGGGATGCGTGATGCTGATAATTATTTGGCGTTAAATCTGTTATCAGATTTTCCGTCTTTCATGATCCTTCTAGAGTTTTGTTACCAGCTTTTCttatttgcttttttttttttttatgatttccATCTagcttatttttcttttataaccTTTTTCATGAAattctctgtttttctttttgctaaaCTTTTGCATAAACAACATAGATATGAACTATTCTATTTGGTGTGTAAATAAAGGAGTGTCGGCCCCGAGACTCATCACCTTCGCATGTTTAACTTTCTTTGGCTCTATCTTTCCTAGCAAGATCAGCAAGTCCTTTGTTCATTTAATTGCCTGCTATTGGATAAAGGAGGAATTAACAAGTGGATGAGTGAGAATACTCGTAGATTATACTTGGTTCCAAACGACTTAAGCATTGTACGGTAGCAATTCATGTACTAGACTGTAGAATCTGCGAGAGAGAATAATGCAGTTCGTTTGATTGAACCATGAAGACCTCTGTGCCTTTAAATTATTGGAGATGTTcaaaggaaggagaaagtaaaATCTATGATAGGACAAGTGGAGTGCGATCTTGTGGTCATGAAAATAAtaatagagaaagaaaagaggtTCATGGGTTCAGATCATTACCCTGTTTCACGAAGTCTTAGAATTACATAATAGATTTGTGCACGGGTGATGCTTCTAGATCTTGATCAGTGCAAGCTTTATGTAAACGAGAGAAACACTACCATAGATTAGTCCTACCTGCGACATTAGGATCACTTTCACTAGAAACGGTAGGAGAAGGTGACTTTTATACCTAGGAATGATTAGTCTAGGGTTTAGGTATTAATACCCACCAAAGCTGACTTTCACTAGAAACGGTAGGAGAAGGTGACTTTTATACCCACCAaagctgagttttttttttcaaaaagacTACAACTGACTTTTCAAATCGTAATCATCTTATCTTTGTATTAATAAATGGAAAACGGGTGAGGAATAAATGAAGGATTTGGGTTCCTCCAAGTATATAAGCAAGACCAGAGCACATGCAGGCTTAGGAAAGACTCTGGTGAAAATGGAGAATATAAGAGTGAAGCATTTTGtgccttttcttttgcttctttgcTTGGCAAGAATCTGTACTAATATTGTTGAAGCTGACCAAATCTCATCTGGGAAGAAGCATTTTGTGCTGGTTCATGGAGCTGGTCACGGAGCTTGGTGTTGGTATAAGCTGGCAACTCTATTGAACTCTACAGGTCACAATGTTACAACTATAGACCTTGCAGCATCCGGTATCAACCCGATCCAGGTACAGCAAGTTCATTCGTTCTCAGACTACGTTGAGCCATTGATCAAATTTCTGGGGTCTCTGTTACCAAAAGAGAGGCTTATCCTGGTTGGCCACAGCATGGGTGGGGCCGTGATATCAATTGCCATGGAGAGGTTCCCTGAGAAAATTGCTGCAGCTGTTTATGCCACTGCTTTGATGCCTGGTCCTGCTCTGAGTTACTTGACTATTTTTGAGAAGGTAATGACTTCCACACCACACCTATACTTTTGTTCATATGATATATTAAGGGTGAGTATTCACAGGATATTAATGTCGTTGTAAACTCTACAGATTCAGGAAAGATCGGTGTTGACTGACACTCAGTATAGATATGATCAGGGGGCCAACAATCCTCCAACCTCGCTACTCTTTGGACCAAAACAATTGTCTTCGAGACTGTACCAGCTATCGCCACCAGAGGTAAACTTAGAAAAGTTAATCATTGTGCTTAGCACTACTAATTCATCTTTACAAATGGCATGTGTAATGATCTTGCATGTAAGAAACAAActatttttcaaaacaaattaACAGCATGATCCAGGTTCAATTTTCAGTTGGTGAGCTAATACTGTCcctgttttcttctttgttatTGATGCATCAATGGACAGGATCTAGAACTAGCATTGTCATTGGTGAGATTTTCCCCTCTATTTATTGAAGAAATAAAACTCACTGAGGAGAAGTACGGATTGGTTCCAAGAGTTTTCATCGTGTGTGACCAGGACCTTTCAATAGAGGAGGATCTGCAAACGTGGATGATCAGGAAAAATTCCCCAAATGAAGTGAAGGTGATAAATGGTTCCGATCACATGGTCATGTTCTCTAGACCATTGGAGCTGTTCTCCAACCTCCTGAACGTTGCTGAGAAATATTCTTAAAGATCTTGATTACCTAGCTAGTTATATAAATTACTAGTTAGAAGCCCAGAAATTCATTAGTGTATGAATAATTGAAGTAGATTAGCTACCCTCTTTGGTGACTATCTATATAtatctatgtgtgtgtgtgcgcgcgcgcgcgcgGGGATAACTTTCAGAAAGTAAATCACATTTTAGGTGTAAACTATTCTTACAAAATTACCAATAGAAgtcattttgaaaaataaaaacaagtctCATTTGGACTATAACATCTGTCGTaattttctctctgtttttctttttgccgACTCTGTACTTTTCTTATTAACAGTACAAAACCAACATGTATATATGTCAAGTGTGGAAAATAAGAACAGTGTTGGCCTTTAGAGTCGTCGCCATTGCATGTTTAACTGTCTTCGATTCTTGGCTTTTGTAGCTAGATCAGCTAATCCTTTGGTCACTTAATCGCCTACTAGAGTTTACAATGTCTGGAATAACTATCAAGGCGAATTGATAAAGGATGAGTGAGAACACCCAGATTAATTTATACGTGGTTCTAATTttgtaataacctagttttttttaatcaaacaatttggtggcaaacaccggttccgtgatttaaggttagtggacaattgcataatttgaaggctggtgctttaacatgattatgcatgagtggaagaacgaatcaattaaTCTAAGAAACGAATTTTCTCTCTCACGGCCgaaccaaacccaaaacagagcaagtTTCACTAGCCAATCTCTTCCACCTCAGGCCACCTCacgacgtcggaccacctccggGCTTCACCttgaccttgcgcagctgccagtggCAGTCTTGCACCGTAAGACGGCCAGCAGCGGCAGCGGAGGAGTCGGTTCCTGTTTGAACTCGTTTTGGTTCAAtctcaatatcttgagctacaggctaCCATTTCTCTTGATTCTTGTCTCATTGGATTCGTCTCAACCTTCTTATCAAAACCCAAGAAGGGCCGGACTCGAGTTGATctttttcacgttcgtcggagctcaaCCTTTCAAGATTGAAAATTTAACTATTGATTCGGATATTTCGAGTTACAGGCCACTATTCTTTATTATTCTTGGCTTGATGAACTCGGCTTGAAGTTCAGAACAATTCTCCAGAAGGTATCGAAGCGATTTGTTGAAGTTTTTATGTGGATCGGAGCTcctgccggattctggaatttttccgaccaccgaagctttcgatcgatatatctcgagctccagaccatatttttctgtgattcttgaactagTGCGTTCGCCTTGAGTTTcctaacaactctctagaagggatcgaagcctgaaattgaatttttgacgtcgaaatcgagccttgccggattctgcaaattttcgccggattctggaaattttccggccacctcgactgttttaggtaatttcgaccacttccggtcattttcagcttacatggtagttatgaaagttgttaagcatgatgagaggaagaagagcagcccggccccgacaccattggcggtggtcggcggcggctctgccactaactccggcggccctttccggccacctccggggatcaaaaatatggtttctgtacattttcagattctatatttcaatacgatcatttcgatatattatacgcaatttttggatatcgtatgattaagttatgaatttttaagtttcgatcgatttcgatcgttagatttgtgatctgtgaagttaggaccgtcagatggacttgtagttttgatatgatgatcttatgactgtcccagtggctttgtgtagtcatgggcgaagatccgaccgttggatcttcgtataaatgcaaaacagtgattagggaggcgattcgtgagaatccgtccgtcggattttcgtataaatttgtgaagatgttagtaaggacgattcaggaagatccgaccgttggatcttcgtgatgatttttggagggtgatcctaagggcgatccgtgaggatccgaccgttggatcatcatttaatttcgatccgaccgttggattgtcgtttgaatatgtttttgagttattggctaagttaaggtcatgtgtgattaggtgattgacggtctcccttgggtgagcgatttcggtgtgtattgtgttgaattgaagacgcagcgggaatatcgaggtgagtaaaatcgcacatggttcatttacgaaccgaaattcggtgattttatttaattgtgaatttgtggaaattgttttataaaaataaatatttgttttaaattatatggacttgctcaactacggtccataggtaagtaaaatgtatttaaactataaaaatgaatttccggATTTTAGTGCATGTGAGTTGTAGTGAGTATTAGTAATTATTCCTGAGGGAATGATTTTATAtataaatgaggagtcgagtgagtTGAGGTTTATCTTATGTTGAGTTGAGGataagagtaattgagtaatgTGCGATAGTTGAGgagaattaaatgaggagtcgagtgagtTGAGGTTTATCttaggttgagttgagtgtgataaagagtaattgagtaaagtgctatagttgagtcgttgagatgagttaaatgaggagtcaagtgatttgaggcaaatattttcgtaagggtgaaccttggccaaggtgacgctctacgattcagttagagctctagtctgtctgccatcatactgaatggggtgattaatatatttaatcataagcctgtaagtatgatatacgtactgaatggggtgattaatatatttaatcataagcctgtaagtatgatatactgaatggggtgattaatataattaatcataagcctgtaagtataatatactgcatgggatgatttatataaataaatcataagcctgtgagtatatattgagtaaacagttgtttgtttttgcgtagtcatgttgagacgtgagtataatatacggtatgggatgattaatatatttaatcataagcctgtaagtatgatatacgtactgaatggggtgattaatatatttaatcataagcctgtaagtatgatatactgaatggggtgattaatataattaatcataagcctgtaagtataatatactgcatgggatgatttatataaataaatcataagcctgtgagtat
Protein-coding regions in this window:
- the LOC133715425 gene encoding methyl jasmonate esterase 1-like — encoded protein: MKDLGSSKYISKTRAHAGLGKTLVKMENIRVKHFVPFLLLLCLARICTNIVEADQISSGKKHFVLVHGAGHGAWCWYKLATLLNSTGHNVTTIDLAASGINPIQVQQVHSFSDYVEPLIKFLGSLLPKERLILVGHSMGGAVISIAMERFPEKIAAAVYATALMPGPALSYLTIFEKIQERSVLTDTQYRYDQGANNPPTSLLFGPKQLSSRLYQLSPPEDLELALSLVRFSPLFIEEIKLTEEKYGLVPRVFIVCDQDLSIEEDLQTWMIRKNSPNEVKVINGSDHMVMFSRPLELFSNLLNVAEKYS